One segment of Herbaspirillum hiltneri N3 DNA contains the following:
- the cheD gene encoding chemoreceptor glutamine deamidase CheD: MSQNIEQFASHVYHDRTFNCDTAKILPGEYYHTHHDMMIVTVLGSCVSACIRDRVSGIGGMNHFMLPDGGGDDSPVSSSARYGTYAMEILINEILKSGAKRENLESKVFGGGAVLRGFNAINVGERNAAFVRNYLRTEGIRVVAEDLNDIWPRKVHYFPRSGKVLVKKLKSTDAATEMKERDYAGKLAKKPVGGEIDLF, translated from the coding sequence ATGAGCCAAAATATCGAACAGTTTGCCTCCCACGTGTATCACGACCGCACTTTCAATTGCGATACGGCAAAAATTCTTCCCGGCGAGTATTACCACACGCATCACGACATGATGATCGTCACCGTACTGGGGTCGTGTGTCTCGGCGTGCATCCGCGACCGTGTCAGCGGCATCGGCGGGATGAACCATTTCATGCTGCCCGATGGCGGCGGCGACGACAGTCCGGTTTCGTCGTCGGCGCGCTATGGCACCTACGCCATGGAAATCCTCATCAATGAGATCCTGAAGTCCGGCGCCAAGCGCGAGAATCTGGAGTCGAAGGTATTCGGCGGCGGCGCTGTGCTGCGCGGCTTCAACGCCATCAATGTGGGTGAGCGCAACGCCGCTTTCGTCCGCAATTACCTGCGCACCGAAGGCATCCGCGTGGTGGCGGAGGACCTCAACGACATCTGGCCGCGCAAGGTGCATTACTTCCCGCGTTCGGGCAAGGTGCTGGTCAAGAAGCTGAAGTCGACCGACGCCGCAACGGAAATGAAGGAACGCGATTACGCCGGCAAGCTGGCCAAGAAGCCCGTTGGCGGCGAAATCGACTTGTTTTGA
- a CDS encoding nuclear transport factor 2 family protein, translated as MPTKETLEKFIARVEANAHIEAVEEFYTEDSTMQENTEPPRFGRDAHIANERKVMARVKSLKSKCVRPVFVEGDKVVVRWIFRFEWLDGTVTNMEELAYQRWEGERIAEETFFYDPAQRLPRVEEKY; from the coding sequence ATGCCCACCAAGGAAACCCTGGAAAAATTCATCGCCCGCGTGGAAGCCAACGCGCACATTGAAGCGGTGGAAGAGTTTTATACCGAGGATTCGACCATGCAGGAAAACACCGAACCGCCGCGCTTCGGCCGCGACGCTCACATCGCCAATGAACGCAAGGTCATGGCGCGCGTGAAGTCGCTGAAATCGAAATGCGTGCGCCCGGTGTTCGTCGAGGGCGACAAGGTGGTGGTACGCTGGATTTTCCGTTTTGAATGGCTGGACGGCACCGTCACGAATATGGAAGAGCTGGCATACCAGCGCTGGGAAGGCGAACGCATCGCCGAAGAAACATTCTTCTACGACCCGGCGCAACGCCTGCCGCGCGTAGAAGAAAAATACTGA
- the dctP gene encoding TRAP transporter substrate-binding protein DctP, protein MTTARFATLRRTVLTTVAMALLQAAPAFADTVSLRLINEYPATSVTASADLQFAAAVNKLSGGDIAVATLQETANPYKGKDQVNAVREGKAEIGTLFAGILGGADSFFLLSSLPFVVDDFEQAQSLFTCTRPELERHLAALNMRLLYATPWPPSGIWSARPVAEVADVKALSIRTYDDNSRGVFQRVGAQSVNLPFSAVGARLTSGELNAVLSSGDGGAGNRLWDYLPNFTAISYAIPLSYTVINNDAWNKLTPAQQSTLTQAAQQTNSANWATVKSRIQDNYARMTEHGMRLNLQPAAPLRTALRQAGQEQADSWWQQDKNNEIRARCVPPVQAK, encoded by the coding sequence ATGACCACCGCGCGCTTTGCGACACTCCGCCGTACCGTATTGACGACCGTCGCCATGGCGTTGCTGCAGGCTGCGCCGGCCTTCGCCGATACCGTCTCGCTGCGGCTGATCAATGAATATCCGGCCACGTCGGTCACCGCCAGCGCCGACCTGCAATTCGCCGCCGCGGTGAACAAGCTGTCAGGTGGCGACATTGCCGTAGCGACCTTGCAGGAAACCGCCAATCCCTACAAGGGCAAGGACCAGGTCAATGCCGTGCGCGAGGGCAAGGCCGAGATCGGCACGCTGTTCGCCGGCATCCTGGGCGGCGCCGATTCATTCTTCCTGCTGTCTTCGCTGCCGTTCGTGGTCGACGACTTCGAGCAGGCCCAAAGCCTGTTCACCTGTACCCGTCCCGAGCTTGAACGCCATCTGGCGGCGCTCAACATGCGCCTGCTGTACGCCACGCCGTGGCCGCCATCCGGCATCTGGTCGGCCCGGCCGGTGGCCGAAGTCGCCGACGTCAAGGCGCTCAGCATCCGCACCTATGACGACAACAGCCGCGGCGTCTTCCAGCGGGTCGGCGCGCAAAGCGTCAACCTGCCGTTCTCGGCCGTCGGCGCCAGGCTGACCTCGGGTGAACTCAACGCCGTGCTGTCGTCGGGCGATGGCGGCGCCGGCAATCGCCTGTGGGATTACTTGCCCAACTTCACCGCGATCAGCTACGCCATCCCGCTGAGCTACACCGTCATCAACAACGACGCCTGGAACAAGCTGACGCCGGCGCAGCAAAGCACGCTGACGCAAGCTGCACAGCAGACCAATAGCGCCAACTGGGCCACAGTCAAAAGTCGCATCCAGGACAACTACGCGCGCATGACCGAACACGGCATGCGCCTGAACCTGCAACCGGCAGCCCCGCTCCGCACGGCGTTGCGCCAGGCCGGCCAGGAACAGGCCGACAGCTGGTGGCAGCAAGATAAAAATAATGAAATCCGTGCGCGCTGCGTGCCGCCGGTGCAGGCAAAATAA
- the yfcF gene encoding glutathione transferase translates to MSQSPFALYVDAQFISPYAMSAFVALTEKQLAFTLHTVDLTLQHNHLPQYAQCSQTRRVPTLGDGEFHLSESSAIAEYLDERFPAPGYTALYPAVLQQKAKAREIQAWLRSDLMPIRQERPTEVVFFGEKRAPLSTAGQFAANKLIAAADIWLSEGADHLFGTWSIADLDLAVMLNRLALHGDALPAKLADYAARQWQRPSTQQWLALQQAAAGRG, encoded by the coding sequence TTGAGCCAGTCGCCCTTCGCACTGTATGTCGACGCGCAATTCATCAGTCCTTACGCCATGTCGGCCTTCGTTGCGCTGACCGAAAAGCAGCTCGCCTTCACGCTGCATACCGTAGACCTGACGCTGCAGCACAACCATCTGCCTCAATACGCGCAATGCTCGCAGACGCGCCGCGTCCCGACGCTGGGCGACGGCGAGTTCCACCTGTCGGAATCGTCGGCGATTGCCGAGTATCTGGATGAACGCTTCCCGGCGCCGGGTTACACCGCCCTGTACCCCGCTGTCCTTCAGCAAAAAGCCAAGGCGCGTGAAATCCAGGCCTGGCTGCGCAGCGACCTGATGCCGATTCGCCAGGAACGGCCGACCGAGGTGGTGTTCTTCGGCGAAAAGCGCGCACCGCTGTCGACGGCCGGCCAGTTCGCCGCCAACAAGCTGATCGCCGCCGCCGACATCTGGCTGAGCGAAGGCGCCGACCACCTGTTCGGCACCTGGAGCATCGCCGACCTCGATCTTGCCGTCATGCTCAACCGCCTCGCACTGCACGGCGACGCCCTGCCCGCCAAACTGGCCGACTACGCCGCGCGCCAATGGCAGCGACCGTCGACACAGCAATGGCTGGCCTTGCAGCAGGCCGCCGCCGGGCGTGGCTGA
- a CDS encoding LysR substrate-binding domain-containing protein — protein MTLTELKYIVAVARQKHFGHAAEACFVAQPTLSVAIKKLEDELGVVIFERGGTEVSVTPLGAQIVAQAERVLEQTAAIKEIASQNKDPLSGPLRLGIIYTIGPYLLPSLVKTMIETVPQMPLILQENFTTRLIELLRQGELDAAIMALPFPEHGLIVQPLYDEEFVIALPKQHKWAERKEITAQDLKTETMLLLGNGHCFRDQVLEVCPEMSRFSTAGDGIARTFEGSSLETIRHMVASGIGITVLPRASVTDMHAKDGTVRYVPFTKPVPSRRVVIAWRKSFTRHAAIDAVRKAVMSCDLPGVDMLHEAELTEG, from the coding sequence ATGACACTCACCGAACTCAAATACATCGTCGCCGTCGCCCGGCAAAAGCATTTCGGCCATGCCGCCGAAGCCTGTTTCGTGGCGCAGCCGACCTTGTCGGTCGCCATCAAGAAACTGGAAGATGAACTGGGCGTCGTCATCTTCGAGCGCGGCGGCACCGAAGTGTCCGTCACGCCGCTCGGTGCGCAGATCGTCGCCCAGGCCGAACGCGTTCTGGAGCAGACCGCCGCCATCAAGGAAATCGCCAGCCAGAACAAAGACCCGCTGTCCGGTCCGCTGCGCCTGGGCATCATCTACACCATCGGCCCTTACCTGCTGCCGTCTCTGGTCAAGACCATGATCGAGACCGTGCCGCAAATGCCGCTGATCCTGCAAGAGAATTTCACCACGCGCCTGATCGAGCTGCTGCGCCAGGGTGAGCTGGACGCCGCCATCATGGCGCTGCCGTTCCCCGAGCACGGCCTGATCGTGCAGCCGCTGTACGACGAGGAATTCGTCATCGCGCTGCCCAAGCAGCACAAGTGGGCCGAGCGCAAGGAAATCACCGCCCAGGACCTCAAGACCGAAACCATGCTACTGCTGGGCAACGGCCATTGTTTCCGCGACCAGGTGCTGGAAGTCTGCCCGGAAATGTCGCGCTTCTCGACCGCCGGCGACGGCATCGCGCGCACCTTCGAAGGCTCGTCGCTGGAAACCATCCGCCACATGGTGGCGTCCGGCATCGGCATCACCGTGCTGCCGCGCGCCTCGGTGACCGACATGCATGCCAAGGACGGCACCGTGCGCTATGTCCCGTTCACCAAACCGGTGCCGTCGCGCCGCGTGGTGATCGCCTGGCGCAAGAGCTTCACGCGCCATGCCGCCATCGATGCCGTGCGCAAGGCGGTGATGTCATGCGACCTGCCCGGCGTCGACATGCTGCATGAAGCCGAACTGACCGAAGGTTGA
- a CDS encoding c-type cytochrome produces MKRGKKTGKAAALALLATGLWPGLTWPGQALAHSAGDAVAGKAAFAKCASCHQIGPSARAGFGPQLNGIVGRPAAATRDYRYSAAMQNSRIVWTEDKLRAFLKSPGDVVPGTKMRFWGISNEQDLNNLLAYMKSFP; encoded by the coding sequence ATGAAACGGGGTAAGAAGACAGGTAAAGCGGCCGCGCTGGCATTGCTGGCGACCGGGCTCTGGCCGGGCCTGACCTGGCCCGGCCAGGCCCTCGCCCATTCTGCCGGCGACGCCGTCGCCGGCAAGGCGGCGTTCGCCAAATGCGCCAGTTGCCATCAGATCGGGCCGTCGGCGCGCGCCGGCTTCGGCCCGCAGCTCAACGGCATCGTCGGCCGTCCCGCGGCAGCGACCAGGGACTACCGCTACTCGGCGGCGATGCAGAATTCGCGCATCGTCTGGACCGAGGACAAGCTGCGCGCCTTCCTGAAATCCCCGGGCGATGTGGTGCCGGGGACCAAAATGCGCTTCTGGGGCATCAGCAACGAGCAAGACCTGAACAACTTGCTGGCGTACATGAAAAGCTTCCCCTGA
- a CDS encoding DUF4153 domain-containing protein: MDQVLPAVAPGSAPSYNSNDNSSNDNDALHSPVSILSGRLRIALGVVQGVLLYALYSNWTAKTGLATQPLLFAPALMLAAFLPVVAVSGIGHLSRRNLRIWLAALAVILSGLGAYDAWRSDLSSLLPQSASAGKISGDMDGSPDILPSATLFVLAVVGLFIAQAMMLAGDADGRRIATYRSYFEMAWKLLVQLLFAALFTGLFWLVLETGNALFSLIKLDFLGKLLDKSWFNIPVTTLAFSSALHLSDVRPQIVAGIRKLLLTLLSWLLPMATIVIGAFLLSILATGLEPLWQTRRASHVLLGATALLVVLINTVYQDGNHLTPRTHRFFTACLRIACLLPAPLVLLAVYSLGLRVAEYGWTVSRVAAATCALVAAMYAAGYALAALRLHDRLQRISSTNVLASFAILIVFLALLSPLADPARIAVADQLHRLATGKTLPARFDFHFLRFNGARFGVQELKQLSEQKNPAYPVLAGEKARLALAAQDRWNREELDEIAPDAAKNIRVHPAGKTLPKGFLAQDWRNDKQRWSLPSCMTRGDRQCDAYLVKPAADAEEQVLVFDGNSMPALFAAGPADPASPAGEWRLLGKLMVTPSCIEELKQAAGRGALDWKLPLQRDIDINGVRLRMQAEQTVTKCAPDELRK, translated from the coding sequence ATGGATCAGGTCCTGCCCGCCGTCGCCCCCGGCTCTGCCCCCTCATACAACAGCAACGATAACAGCAGCAACGACAATGACGCCCTGCACTCGCCGGTCAGCATCCTGTCCGGCCGCCTGCGCATCGCCCTGGGGGTGGTGCAAGGCGTACTGCTGTACGCGCTGTATTCGAACTGGACGGCCAAGACCGGGCTGGCGACCCAGCCGCTGCTGTTCGCACCGGCGCTGATGCTGGCGGCGTTCCTGCCGGTCGTGGCGGTGTCCGGCATCGGCCATCTGTCGCGACGCAACCTGCGGATCTGGCTGGCCGCGCTGGCCGTGATCCTGTCCGGCCTGGGCGCCTATGACGCCTGGCGCTCCGACCTGTCGTCATTGCTCCCGCAGTCGGCATCGGCCGGCAAAATCAGCGGCGACATGGACGGCAGCCCGGACATCCTGCCTTCCGCCACGCTGTTCGTGCTGGCCGTGGTCGGCCTGTTCATCGCGCAAGCCATGATGCTGGCCGGCGACGCCGATGGCAGGCGCATCGCGACCTATCGCAGCTATTTCGAAATGGCGTGGAAGCTGCTGGTGCAACTGCTGTTCGCAGCCCTGTTCACCGGCTTGTTCTGGCTCGTGCTGGAAACCGGCAACGCGCTGTTCTCGCTGATCAAGCTCGACTTCCTCGGCAAGCTGCTCGACAAGAGCTGGTTCAACATTCCCGTCACCACGCTGGCGTTCTCCTCGGCATTGCACCTGAGCGACGTGCGGCCGCAAATCGTCGCAGGAATCCGCAAGCTGCTGCTGACCTTGCTGTCGTGGCTGCTGCCGATGGCGACCATCGTGATCGGCGCTTTTTTGCTGAGCATACTGGCTACCGGCCTGGAGCCGCTGTGGCAGACGCGGCGCGCCAGCCACGTACTGCTCGGCGCCACCGCGCTGCTGGTGGTGCTGATCAATACCGTTTATCAGGACGGCAATCACCTGACGCCGCGCACGCATCGCTTCTTCACTGCCTGCTTGCGCATCGCCTGCCTGCTGCCGGCGCCGCTGGTCTTGCTGGCGGTGTATTCGCTGGGATTGCGCGTGGCCGAATACGGCTGGACCGTGAGCCGCGTGGCTGCGGCAACGTGTGCGCTGGTGGCGGCGATGTATGCGGCCGGCTATGCGCTGGCGGCGCTGCGCCTGCACGACAGGCTGCAACGCATCTCGTCCACCAACGTGCTGGCGAGTTTCGCCATCCTGATCGTATTCCTTGCGCTACTGTCGCCGCTGGCCGATCCGGCGCGCATTGCCGTGGCCGATCAATTGCATCGCCTGGCCACGGGCAAGACTCTACCGGCGCGTTTCGATTTCCATTTCCTGCGCTTCAACGGCGCACGTTTCGGCGTGCAGGAACTAAAGCAGCTGAGCGAACAGAAGAATCCCGCCTATCCCGTCCTGGCAGGGGAAAAGGCGCGACTGGCGCTGGCCGCCCAGGACCGCTGGAACCGCGAGGAACTGGATGAAATCGCACCCGATGCGGCGAAGAATATTCGCGTGCATCCGGCCGGCAAGACATTGCCGAAAGGATTCCTCGCGCAGGATTGGCGCAACGACAAGCAACGATGGAGCTTGCCCTCCTGCATGACGCGCGGCGATCGCCAATGCGACGCCTATCTGGTCAAACCCGCAGCGGATGCGGAAGAGCAGGTGCTGGTCTTCGACGGCAACAGCATGCCGGCCTTGTTCGCTGCGGGGCCTGCCGACCCTGCCAGCCCTGCCGGAGAGTGGCGGCTTTTGGGCAAGCTGATGGTGACGCCTTCCTGCATCGAAGAACTGAAGCAGGCGGCAGGACGCGGCGCCCTGGACTGGAAGCTGCCGCTGCAGCGCGACATCGACATCAACGGCGTGCGCCTGCGCATGCAGGCGGAGCAGACGGTGACGAAGTGCGCGCCGGACGAACTCAGGAAGTAG
- the recG gene encoding ATP-dependent DNA helicase RecG, translated as MPAPKKKASADSTKTAATAAKAARSAPPLSNAQKALNKLAKLGLRSDMDLALHLPLRYEDETQVMSIHDASLRGTQVVQVEGVVTKNDVQFRPRRQLVVTIADDSGPLVMRFLNFYGSQATQLAEGVRVRVRGELRHGFFGAEMVHPAYKVVLEGAPLPTALTPVYPAGEGLSQAYLRKAISGALSRIDWRDTLPPAMLAELKLDGFETSVRQLHNPPVDVDEYALEERSHPAWIRMKFDELLAQQLSLKRAQAARRSRNASALPTIGKISKAFIKQLPFKLTGAQQRVLEEIRHDLQESFPMQRLLQGDVGSGKTVVAALAAAQAIDSGFQAVLMAPTEILADQHFRKIAAWMEPLGVKVAWLTGSLKKKEKAAANVLIESGEARLVIGTHALIQDNVQFQKLGLVIVDEQHRFGVGQRLALRNKARDGDADINAAPQTVPHQLMMSATPIPRTLAMTYYADLEVSVIDELPPGRTPIVTRTIDQNRRDEVIARVHAAAQEGRQVYWVCPLIEESEALQLQTATDTYSMLAEALPDLRIGLVHGRLRQAEKQDVMDAFSRGEIHVLVATTVIEVGVDVPNASLMVIEHAERFGLSQLHQLRGRVGRGAAASACILLYQSPLGGTAKQRLMTMRETADGFEIARRDLEIRGPGEFLGARQSGEALLRFADLGTDQWLVEKARNLAQTLLQNDDAIVDAHLQRWLGGKEDFLKV; from the coding sequence ATGCCAGCACCGAAGAAGAAAGCTTCTGCCGACAGCACCAAAACAGCGGCCACTGCGGCCAAGGCCGCCAGGAGCGCCCCGCCGCTGAGCAACGCCCAGAAAGCGCTGAACAAGCTGGCCAAGCTGGGCCTGCGCAGCGACATGGACCTGGCGCTGCACCTGCCGCTGCGCTACGAGGACGAAACCCAGGTCATGAGCATCCATGACGCCAGCCTGCGCGGCACGCAAGTCGTGCAGGTCGAAGGCGTGGTCACCAAGAACGACGTCCAGTTCCGTCCGCGCCGCCAGCTGGTCGTGACGATCGCCGACGACAGCGGCCCGCTGGTAATGCGCTTCCTTAATTTCTACGGCAGCCAGGCCACGCAACTTGCCGAAGGCGTGCGCGTCCGTGTGCGCGGCGAACTGCGCCACGGGTTCTTCGGCGCCGAGATGGTCCATCCGGCATATAAAGTCGTGCTGGAAGGCGCCCCCTTGCCGACCGCGCTGACGCCGGTCTATCCGGCCGGCGAAGGCTTGTCCCAAGCCTACCTGCGCAAGGCCATCAGCGGTGCGCTGTCGCGCATCGACTGGCGCGACACGCTGCCGCCGGCGATGCTGGCCGAACTCAAGCTGGATGGTTTCGAAACCTCGGTGCGCCAGCTGCACAATCCACCCGTCGACGTCGATGAATACGCGCTGGAGGAGCGCTCGCATCCGGCCTGGATCCGCATGAAGTTCGATGAACTGCTGGCGCAGCAGCTGTCGCTCAAGCGCGCCCAGGCTGCGCGCCGTTCCCGCAACGCCAGCGCGTTGCCGACCATCGGCAAGATCTCCAAGGCCTTCATCAAGCAGTTGCCGTTCAAGCTGACCGGCGCCCAGCAACGCGTGCTGGAAGAAATTCGCCATGACCTGCAGGAGTCTTTCCCGATGCAGCGGCTGCTGCAGGGCGACGTCGGCAGCGGCAAGACCGTGGTCGCCGCCCTCGCGGCTGCGCAAGCCATCGACAGCGGCTTCCAGGCGGTGCTGATGGCGCCGACCGAAATCCTGGCCGACCAGCACTTCCGCAAGATCGCGGCCTGGATGGAGCCGCTCGGCGTCAAGGTCGCCTGGCTCACGGGCAGCCTGAAGAAGAAAGAGAAAGCCGCCGCCAATGTCCTCATCGAATCCGGCGAAGCGCGCCTGGTGATCGGCACGCATGCGCTGATCCAGGACAACGTGCAGTTCCAGAAACTCGGCCTGGTGATCGTCGACGAGCAGCATCGCTTCGGCGTCGGCCAGCGGCTGGCGTTGCGCAACAAGGCAAGGGACGGAGATGCGGATATCAACGCCGCGCCGCAAACCGTGCCGCATCAGCTGATGATGTCGGCCACGCCGATTCCGCGCACGCTGGCGATGACCTACTACGCCGATCTGGAAGTCTCGGTGATCGACGAGCTGCCGCCCGGCCGCACGCCCATCGTCACGCGCACCATCGACCAGAACCGCCGCGACGAAGTGATCGCGCGTGTACACGCAGCGGCGCAGGAAGGCCGCCAGGTGTACTGGGTCTGCCCGCTGATCGAGGAATCCGAAGCCTTGCAGCTGCAGACCGCCACCGACACCTATTCCATGCTGGCCGAGGCGCTGCCCGATCTCCGCATCGGACTGGTTCACGGCCGCCTCAGGCAAGCCGAGAAACAAGACGTGATGGACGCCTTCAGTCGCGGTGAAATCCACGTCCTGGTCGCCACCACCGTGATCGAAGTCGGCGTCGACGTCCCCAACGCGTCGCTGATGGTGATTGAACACGCCGAGCGTTTCGGCCTGTCGCAGCTGCATCAATTGCGCGGTCGCGTCGGTCGCGGCGCCGCCGCCAGCGCCTGCATCCTGCTGTACCAGAGCCCGCTGGGCGGCACCGCCAAGCAGCGCCTGATGACCATGCGCGAAACCGCCGACGGTTTTGAAATCGCCCGCCGCGACCTCGAAATCCGCGGCCCCGGCGAATTCCTCGGCGCGCGCCAGTCGGGCGAAGCGCTGCTGCGTTTCGCCGATCTCGGCACCGACCAGTGGCTGGTGGAGAAGGCGCGCAACCTGGCGCAGACGCTGCTGCAAAATGACGACGCCATCGTCGATGCGCATTTACAGCGATGGCTGGGCGGCAAGGAAGATTTCCTCAAAGTCTGA
- the queA gene encoding tRNA preQ1(34) S-adenosylmethionine ribosyltransferase-isomerase QueA: MYSLSDFDFDLPPGLIAQLPLPERSASRLLQVDAQSGSLALTDRRFADVVDLLAPGDLLVFNNTRVLKARFFGLKETGGKVEVLVERVLDNRSVHAQVRASKSPPPGTGIRLADAFDVVVGERYGEFYTLQFPSDVFELLEQYGSLPLPPYIEHAADEFDEARYQTVYAKEPGAVAAPTAGLHFDEALLAQLKAKGIDTAFVTLHVGAGTFQPVRVEDLSEHKMHSEWYTIAQETVDKVRAVKAAGGKIVAVGTTSMRALESASQSGALEAGSADTKLFITPGYTFKTVDRLITNFHLPKSTLLMLVSAFAGYDNIRAAYAHAIAQQYRFFSYGDAMLLTCDALTSDHA; this comes from the coding sequence ATGTATTCACTTTCCGATTTCGATTTCGACTTGCCGCCCGGGCTGATCGCGCAGCTTCCGCTGCCCGAGCGCAGCGCCTCGCGCCTGTTGCAGGTTGACGCGCAGTCAGGCAGCCTTGCGCTGACCGACCGCCGCTTTGCCGATGTGGTCGACCTGCTGGCGCCGGGCGACCTGCTGGTGTTCAACAATACGCGCGTGCTGAAGGCGCGTTTCTTCGGCCTCAAGGAGACCGGCGGCAAGGTCGAGGTGCTGGTCGAGCGCGTGCTGGACAACCGCAGCGTGCATGCGCAGGTGCGCGCCTCCAAGTCGCCGCCGCCGGGCACGGGCATCCGCCTGGCCGATGCCTTCGACGTGGTCGTCGGCGAGCGCTACGGCGAGTTCTATACGCTGCAGTTTCCGTCGGACGTGTTTGAGCTGCTGGAGCAATACGGCAGCCTGCCGTTGCCGCCTTACATCGAGCATGCAGCCGACGAGTTCGACGAGGCGCGCTATCAGACCGTATACGCGAAAGAGCCGGGCGCGGTTGCCGCACCGACAGCGGGCCTGCATTTTGACGAGGCCTTGCTGGCGCAATTGAAGGCAAAAGGCATCGACACCGCTTTCGTCACGCTGCACGTCGGCGCCGGCACTTTCCAGCCGGTGCGCGTCGAAGATTTGTCCGAACACAAGATGCACAGCGAGTGGTACACCATCGCGCAGGAGACCGTGGACAAGGTGCGTGCGGTGAAGGCGGCCGGCGGCAAAATCGTCGCTGTCGGCACCACCAGCATGCGCGCGCTGGAATCCGCATCGCAGTCGGGCGCGCTGGAAGCCGGCAGCGCCGACACGAAGTTGTTCATCACGCCGGGCTATACCTTCAAAACGGTGGATCGCCTCATCACCAACTTCCATTTGCCCAAGTCGACGCTGCTGATGCTGGTCTCGGCTTTCGCCGGCTACGACAATATCCGTGCGGCGTACGCGCATGCCATCGCGCAGCAATATCGTTTCTTCAGCTATGGCGACGCCATGCTCTTAACCTGTGACGCTCTAACGTCTGATCATGCTTGA
- the tgt gene encoding tRNA guanosine(34) transglycosylase Tgt, which translates to MLEFTLLKTDGNARRGRVKLNHGVVETPIFMPVGTYGSVKAMSPLELKEIDAHIILGNTFHLWLRPGLEVMAKFGGLHGFMGWDKPILTDSGGFQVFSLGDMRKITEEGVHFASPINGDKLFLSPEVSMQIQRVLNSDIVMQFDECTPYEIDGRPATQVEAAQSMRMSLRWAKRSMDEFKGGENPNALFGIVQGGMFETLRDESLAGLNELGFDGIAIGGLSVGEPKEDMMRVLEHIGPRLPADKPHYLMGVGTPEDLVAGVASGVDMFDCVMPTRNARNGWLFTRFGDIKIKNARYKEDTKPLDETCDCYACKNFSRAYLHHLHRTGEILGARLNTIHNLHYYLQIMKEIRAAIDDGQFKQFVAKFKEDRARGA; encoded by the coding sequence ATGCTTGAATTTACCCTGCTAAAAACCGACGGCAACGCCCGTCGCGGTCGTGTCAAACTGAACCACGGCGTTGTCGAAACACCGATCTTCATGCCGGTCGGCACCTATGGTTCGGTCAAGGCGATGTCGCCTCTGGAACTGAAAGAGATCGACGCCCACATCATCCTCGGCAATACCTTCCATCTGTGGCTGCGCCCGGGGCTGGAGGTGATGGCCAAGTTCGGCGGCCTGCACGGCTTCATGGGCTGGGACAAACCCATCCTGACCGACTCCGGCGGCTTCCAGGTATTCTCGCTGGGTGATATGCGCAAGATCACCGAGGAAGGCGTGCACTTCGCCTCGCCGATCAACGGCGACAAGCTGTTCCTGTCGCCGGAAGTGTCGATGCAGATCCAGCGCGTGCTGAACTCCGACATCGTCATGCAGTTCGACGAATGTACGCCGTATGAAATCGACGGCCGTCCCGCCACGCAAGTGGAAGCGGCGCAATCGATGCGCATGTCGCTGCGCTGGGCCAAGCGTTCAATGGATGAATTCAAGGGCGGCGAAAACCCCAACGCGCTGTTCGGCATCGTGCAGGGCGGCATGTTCGAAACCCTGCGCGACGAATCGCTGGCGGGCCTGAACGAACTCGGTTTCGACGGCATCGCCATCGGCGGCCTGTCGGTGGGCGAGCCGAAGGAAGACATGATGCGCGTGCTGGAGCACATCGGCCCGCGCCTGCCGGCCGACAAGCCGCACTACCTGATGGGCGTCGGCACGCCGGAAGATCTGGTCGCAGGCGTGGCCAGCGGGGTGGACATGTTCGACTGCGTGATGCCGACGCGCAATGCGCGCAACGGCTGGCTGTTCACGCGCTTCGGCGATATCAAGATCAAGAACGCGCGTTACAAGGAAGACACCAAGCCGCTCGACGAAACCTGCGATTGCTACGCCTGCAAGAACTTCTCGCGCGCCTACCTGCATCACCTGCACCGCACCGGCGAAATCCTCGGTGCGCGTCTGAACACGATTCACAATCTGCACTACTACCTGCAGATCATGAAGGAAATCCGCGCCGCCATCGATGACGGACAGTTCAAGCAATTTGTGGCGAAGTTCAAGGAAGACCGCGCGCGCGGCGCCTGA